A single Anopheles arabiensis isolate DONGOLA chromosome X, AaraD3, whole genome shotgun sequence DNA region contains:
- the LOC120905553 gene encoding prolyl endopeptidase FAP isoform X2 gives MNTVQSTGHATVRNKKDSQFEELTVSSSEKRNWRGIFIALLVIAAVLGLIVFSILLLSPEIESSKLHGRRISLYDIKSGRYEWNTQNGSWINRYEYVFINAEGGLTALQITRDGGFRFEVLMNNATFRQLNVDSYDVSPDRNFVLLYASNGNTQRYNRSYYIYDLAASNVFSLSAKESDTTAPQLQHVLWAPVASNGSGTGVGGEKAMSGQSSHSSSAGSAGSSGAGASPSLGTASSQGIAYVHQGDIYYKPRVQYDLICRITTSGRDGPVLNGVPDWLYSNVLELKGPSLLFSPDGQYMSFLSFNLTGVQEYQYLWYGDGQQYPKIHSLRYPKVHAANPNVTVYVVHLGVLKYIFPKPVHVPAYIRSTDSYVGGLSWLSPTELSVTYASRNQSVAHVLLCRAPTFSCVEIFQEKAVANSWVLIGETPLFIRRPTALENYAADAPQQPPAGSAPTTTTTTAAPPPPPTPPPPAMPRHLYMLKRLNVRDGSHGYYRHLVLVLLGTKRTITLTMGQFEVTEIVGYDERHGLVYFMAAPYHKPGQRHLYKIPLGLEQLASMAGGGGGTGSSAGSSEPHQHQETGRPGHNASDVLLLRPFGSAVPYCVTCGRGPTDGSDGADGGDPKRPNNCLFNRVSFNDDYTYFVQECLGPESPSTYLVEAGTERKVRVLNDGNELREQLVQLAKPQIMTFSVQIKYDFNAQVKLFLPPGVKEDDDLQLPLILHIEAGPERQLVSEEYSVDWNWYLSSHQSYIIAQIDARGSGFQGESLKTQIRGRVGIEVEDQLAVLMYLRDNLKLVDPNRICVYGKGYGGYIAMQMLATDANQVLKCVAAISPIVSFRYFNSFFTERYVLQQDDTERSLIESDLSTKVASLASKNFLLIHSTADCVVHEQHAALLTRSLVNRGIIFRHQMYVDEDHEYRSVSEHLYHTIETYIEENFGNDNQDWTSAFFLSKT, from the exons ATGAACACCGTCCAGAGCACGGGCCATGCGACCGTTCGGAACAAGAAGGACTCGCAGTTCGAG GAATTaactgtctcttcctcggaaAAAAGAAATTGGAGAGGCATTTTTATTGCGCTTTTAGTGATCGCTGCCGTATTGGGGCtaattgtgttttccattctaCTTCTATCACCAG AGATCGAAAGCTCGAAGCTGCACGGGCGTCGAATATCGCTGTACGATATCAAATCGGGCCGGTACGAGTGGAACACGCAGAACGGTTCCTGGATCAATC GGTACGAGTATGTGTTCATCAACGCGGAAGGTGGCCTGACCGCACTGCAAATCACCCGCGATGGCGGCTTCCGGTTCGAGGTGCTCATGAACAATGCCACCTTC CGGCAGCTCAACGTTGACAGCTACGACGTGTCACCGGATCGGAACTTTGTACTACTGTACGCCTCGAACGGAAACACGCAGCGCTACAATCGCAG CTACTACATCTACGACCTAGCCGCGTCGAACGTGTTCTCCCTGTCGGCGAAGGAATCGGACACGACGGCACCGCAGCTCCAGCATGTCCTGTGGGCGCCGGTGGCCTCGAACGGCTCGGGAACGGGCGTTGGTGGCGAAAAGGCGATGTCCGGCCAATCTTCCCACTCGTCCTCCGCTGGGTCGGCTGGATCGTCTGGTGCGGGCGCGTCGCCGAGCTTGGGCACGGCCTCTTCCCAGGGCATCGCGTACGTGCATCAGGGTGACATCTACTACAAGCCCCGCGTACAGTACGATCTTATCTGCCGGATCACCACCAGCG GACGGGATGGGCCCGTGCTGAACGGTGTGCCCGACTGGCTGTACTCGAACGTGCTCGAGCTGAAGGGACCGTCATTGCTTTTCTCGCCCGACGGCCAGTATATGTCATTTCTTTCCTTCAACCTGACCGGCGTTCAGGAGTACCA GTATCTGTGGTACGGTGATGGGCAGCAGTATCCCAAGATACACAGTCTGCGCTACCCGAAGGTACATGCGGCCAACCCGAACGTGACGGTGTACGTGGTGCATCTGGGCGTGCTGAAGTACATCTTTCCGAAACCGGTCCACGTGCCGGCGTACATCCGGTCGACCGACAGCTACGTCGGCGGGCTCAGCTGGCTCTCGCCGACGGAGCTCTCGGTGACGTACGCGAGCCGTAACCAGAGCGTGGCGCATGTGCTGCTTTGCCGGGCACCGACGTTTAGTTGTGTGGAG ATCTTCCAAGAGAAGGCAGTAGCCAACTCGTGGGTACTGATCGGCGAGACGCCACTGTTCATCCGGCGTCCGACGGCGCTGGAAAACTATGCCGCCGATGCACCTCAGCAGCCACCGGCCGGTTCAGCTCCGACCACGACAACGACAACGGccgcaccgccaccgccaccaacgCCGCCCCCACCGGCAATGCCGCGCCATCTGTACATGCTGAAGCGGCTGAACGTGCGGGACGGTTCGCACGGCTACTATCGCCACCTGGTGCTGGTCCTGCTCGGCACCAAGCGCACCATCACCCTGACGATGGGCCAGTTCGAGGTGACGGAAATCGTCGGGTACGACGAGCGGCACGGGCTCGTCTACTTCATGGCGGCCCCGTACCACAAGCCGGGCCAGCGCCACCTCTACAAGATACCGCTCGGGCTCGAGCAGCTCGCCTCGATGgcgggcggcggtggcggcactGGGTCTTCGGCTGGCTCGAGCGAgccgcaccagcaccaggaAACTGGCCGGCCCGGGCACAACGCGAgcgacgtgctgctgctgcgcccgTTCGGCTCCGCCGTGCCGTACTGCGTGACGTGCGGCCGGGGCCCCACCGACGGTAGCGACGGCGCGGACGGTGGCGATCCGAAGCGCCCGAACAACTGTCTGTTCAATCGCGTCTCGTTCAACGACGACTACACGTACTTCGTGCAGGAGTGTCTCGGGCCGGAATCACCGTCCACCTACCTGGTGGAGGCCGGCACGGAGCGCAAGGTGCGCGTCCTGAACGACGGCAACGAGCTGCGGGAGCAGCTGGTGCAGCTGGCCAAGCCGCAGATCATGACGTTTAGCGTGCAGATCAAGTACGACTTTAACGCGCAGGTAAAGCTGTTCCTGCCGCCCGGCGTCAAGGAGGACGACGACCTGCAGCTGCCATTGATACTGCACAT CGAGGCCGGCCCGGAACGGCAGCTCGTGTCGGAGGAGTACAGCGTCGACTGGAACTGGTACCTCAGCAGCCACCAGTCGTACATTATCGCGCAGATCGATGCGAGGGGGTCCGGCTTTCAGGGCGAGTCGCTCAAGACGCAGATCCGTGGACGCGTCGGCATCGAGGTCGAAGATCAGCTGGCCGTACTGAT GTATTTGCGGGATAATCTGAAGCTAGTAGATCCCAATCGCATCTGTGTCTATG GCAAGGGCTACGGTGGCTACATCGCAATGCAGATGCTTGCTACGGACGCGAACCAGGTGCTGAAGTGTGTCGCCGCCATCTCGCCGATCGTTTCCTTCCGCTACTTTA ATTCCTTCTTCACCGAGCGTTACGTGCTGCAGCAGGACGACACCGAGCGGTCGCTGATCGAGTCGGACCTATCGACGAAGGTTGCCAGCCTGGCGTCGAAGAACTTCCTGCTGATCCACAGCACGGCCGACTGCGTGGTGCACGAGCAGCATGCCGCCCTGCTCACCCGCTCCCTCGTCAACCGGGGCATCATCTTCCGGCACCAG ATGTACGTCGACGAGGATCACGAGTATCGGAGCGTGTCCGAGCATCTGTACCACACGATCGAGACGTACATCGAGGAGAACTTCGGTAACGATAACCAGGACTGGACGTCGGCATTCTTCCTGTCTAAAACGTAG
- the LOC120905553 gene encoding prolyl endopeptidase FAP isoform X1, with the protein MCVSVKQRFRSVVSCHQSTHSPALLQGGSSNQKKKKKHLPPTQRYREKEHRPGAAEPQKHKNQKKRIAPKTVRSPGAFCRQRQPTVHGRDRESPSKGNEDEHRPEHGPCDRSEQEGLAVREIESSKLHGRRISLYDIKSGRYEWNTQNGSWINRYEYVFINAEGGLTALQITRDGGFRFEVLMNNATFRQLNVDSYDVSPDRNFVLLYASNGNTQRYNRSYYIYDLAASNVFSLSAKESDTTAPQLQHVLWAPVASNGSGTGVGGEKAMSGQSSHSSSAGSAGSSGAGASPSLGTASSQGIAYVHQGDIYYKPRVQYDLICRITTSGRDGPVLNGVPDWLYSNVLELKGPSLLFSPDGQYMSFLSFNLTGVQEYQYLWYGDGQQYPKIHSLRYPKVHAANPNVTVYVVHLGVLKYIFPKPVHVPAYIRSTDSYVGGLSWLSPTELSVTYASRNQSVAHVLLCRAPTFSCVEIFQEKAVANSWVLIGETPLFIRRPTALENYAADAPQQPPAGSAPTTTTTTAAPPPPPTPPPPAMPRHLYMLKRLNVRDGSHGYYRHLVLVLLGTKRTITLTMGQFEVTEIVGYDERHGLVYFMAAPYHKPGQRHLYKIPLGLEQLASMAGGGGGTGSSAGSSEPHQHQETGRPGHNASDVLLLRPFGSAVPYCVTCGRGPTDGSDGADGGDPKRPNNCLFNRVSFNDDYTYFVQECLGPESPSTYLVEAGTERKVRVLNDGNELREQLVQLAKPQIMTFSVQIKYDFNAQVKLFLPPGVKEDDDLQLPLILHIEAGPERQLVSEEYSVDWNWYLSSHQSYIIAQIDARGSGFQGESLKTQIRGRVGIEVEDQLAVLMYLRDNLKLVDPNRICVYGKGYGGYIAMQMLATDANQVLKCVAAISPIVSFRYFNSFFTERYVLQQDDTERSLIESDLSTKVASLASKNFLLIHSTADCVVHEQHAALLTRSLVNRGIIFRHQMYVDEDHEYRSVSEHLYHTIETYIEENFGNDNQDWTSAFFLSKT; encoded by the exons atgtgtgtgagtgtgaaacAGCGCTTCCGCAGCGTCGTGTCGTGTCATCAATCAACACACAGTCCTGCCCTGCTGCAAGGAGGCTCATccaatcaaaaaaaaaaaaaaaagcatctaCCACCCACCCAGCGCTACAGAGAGAAGGAACATCGTCCAGGAGCTGCAGAgccccaaaaacacaaaaaccaaaaaaaacgcatcgccCCGAAAACCGTGAGGTCCCCGGGAGCCTTCTGCCGACAGCGACAGCCAACCGTGCACGGGCGGGACCGGGAGTCACCATCCAAGGGCAACGAAGATGAACACCGTCCAGAGCACGGGCCATGCGACCGTTCGGAACAAGAAGGACTCGCAGTTCGAG AGATCGAAAGCTCGAAGCTGCACGGGCGTCGAATATCGCTGTACGATATCAAATCGGGCCGGTACGAGTGGAACACGCAGAACGGTTCCTGGATCAATC GGTACGAGTATGTGTTCATCAACGCGGAAGGTGGCCTGACCGCACTGCAAATCACCCGCGATGGCGGCTTCCGGTTCGAGGTGCTCATGAACAATGCCACCTTC CGGCAGCTCAACGTTGACAGCTACGACGTGTCACCGGATCGGAACTTTGTACTACTGTACGCCTCGAACGGAAACACGCAGCGCTACAATCGCAG CTACTACATCTACGACCTAGCCGCGTCGAACGTGTTCTCCCTGTCGGCGAAGGAATCGGACACGACGGCACCGCAGCTCCAGCATGTCCTGTGGGCGCCGGTGGCCTCGAACGGCTCGGGAACGGGCGTTGGTGGCGAAAAGGCGATGTCCGGCCAATCTTCCCACTCGTCCTCCGCTGGGTCGGCTGGATCGTCTGGTGCGGGCGCGTCGCCGAGCTTGGGCACGGCCTCTTCCCAGGGCATCGCGTACGTGCATCAGGGTGACATCTACTACAAGCCCCGCGTACAGTACGATCTTATCTGCCGGATCACCACCAGCG GACGGGATGGGCCCGTGCTGAACGGTGTGCCCGACTGGCTGTACTCGAACGTGCTCGAGCTGAAGGGACCGTCATTGCTTTTCTCGCCCGACGGCCAGTATATGTCATTTCTTTCCTTCAACCTGACCGGCGTTCAGGAGTACCA GTATCTGTGGTACGGTGATGGGCAGCAGTATCCCAAGATACACAGTCTGCGCTACCCGAAGGTACATGCGGCCAACCCGAACGTGACGGTGTACGTGGTGCATCTGGGCGTGCTGAAGTACATCTTTCCGAAACCGGTCCACGTGCCGGCGTACATCCGGTCGACCGACAGCTACGTCGGCGGGCTCAGCTGGCTCTCGCCGACGGAGCTCTCGGTGACGTACGCGAGCCGTAACCAGAGCGTGGCGCATGTGCTGCTTTGCCGGGCACCGACGTTTAGTTGTGTGGAG ATCTTCCAAGAGAAGGCAGTAGCCAACTCGTGGGTACTGATCGGCGAGACGCCACTGTTCATCCGGCGTCCGACGGCGCTGGAAAACTATGCCGCCGATGCACCTCAGCAGCCACCGGCCGGTTCAGCTCCGACCACGACAACGACAACGGccgcaccgccaccgccaccaacgCCGCCCCCACCGGCAATGCCGCGCCATCTGTACATGCTGAAGCGGCTGAACGTGCGGGACGGTTCGCACGGCTACTATCGCCACCTGGTGCTGGTCCTGCTCGGCACCAAGCGCACCATCACCCTGACGATGGGCCAGTTCGAGGTGACGGAAATCGTCGGGTACGACGAGCGGCACGGGCTCGTCTACTTCATGGCGGCCCCGTACCACAAGCCGGGCCAGCGCCACCTCTACAAGATACCGCTCGGGCTCGAGCAGCTCGCCTCGATGgcgggcggcggtggcggcactGGGTCTTCGGCTGGCTCGAGCGAgccgcaccagcaccaggaAACTGGCCGGCCCGGGCACAACGCGAgcgacgtgctgctgctgcgcccgTTCGGCTCCGCCGTGCCGTACTGCGTGACGTGCGGCCGGGGCCCCACCGACGGTAGCGACGGCGCGGACGGTGGCGATCCGAAGCGCCCGAACAACTGTCTGTTCAATCGCGTCTCGTTCAACGACGACTACACGTACTTCGTGCAGGAGTGTCTCGGGCCGGAATCACCGTCCACCTACCTGGTGGAGGCCGGCACGGAGCGCAAGGTGCGCGTCCTGAACGACGGCAACGAGCTGCGGGAGCAGCTGGTGCAGCTGGCCAAGCCGCAGATCATGACGTTTAGCGTGCAGATCAAGTACGACTTTAACGCGCAGGTAAAGCTGTTCCTGCCGCCCGGCGTCAAGGAGGACGACGACCTGCAGCTGCCATTGATACTGCACAT CGAGGCCGGCCCGGAACGGCAGCTCGTGTCGGAGGAGTACAGCGTCGACTGGAACTGGTACCTCAGCAGCCACCAGTCGTACATTATCGCGCAGATCGATGCGAGGGGGTCCGGCTTTCAGGGCGAGTCGCTCAAGACGCAGATCCGTGGACGCGTCGGCATCGAGGTCGAAGATCAGCTGGCCGTACTGAT GTATTTGCGGGATAATCTGAAGCTAGTAGATCCCAATCGCATCTGTGTCTATG GCAAGGGCTACGGTGGCTACATCGCAATGCAGATGCTTGCTACGGACGCGAACCAGGTGCTGAAGTGTGTCGCCGCCATCTCGCCGATCGTTTCCTTCCGCTACTTTA ATTCCTTCTTCACCGAGCGTTACGTGCTGCAGCAGGACGACACCGAGCGGTCGCTGATCGAGTCGGACCTATCGACGAAGGTTGCCAGCCTGGCGTCGAAGAACTTCCTGCTGATCCACAGCACGGCCGACTGCGTGGTGCACGAGCAGCATGCCGCCCTGCTCACCCGCTCCCTCGTCAACCGGGGCATCATCTTCCGGCACCAG ATGTACGTCGACGAGGATCACGAGTATCGGAGCGTGTCCGAGCATCTGTACCACACGATCGAGACGTACATCGAGGAGAACTTCGGTAACGATAACCAGGACTGGACGTCGGCATTCTTCCTGTCTAAAACGTAG